From Passer domesticus isolate bPasDom1 chromosome 5, bPasDom1.hap1, whole genome shotgun sequence, the proteins below share one genomic window:
- the RERG gene encoding ras-related and estrogen-regulated growth inhibitor — protein MAKSAEVKLAIFGRAGVGKSALVVRFLTKRFIWEYDPTLESTYRHQATIDDEVVSMEILDTAGQEDAIQKEGHVRWGEGFVLVYDITDRGSFEEMLPLKNLLDEVKKPKNVTLILVGNKADLDHSRQVSTEEGEKLATELACAFYECSACTGEGNIMEAFYELCREVRRRKMVQGKTRRRSSTTHVKQAINKMLTKISS, from the exons CTCTCGTGGTGCGCTTCCTGACCAAGCGGTTCATCTGGGAGTACGACCCAACTCTAG AGTCGACATACCGTCACCAAGCTACCATTGATGATGAAGTGGTTTCCATGGAGATACTAGACACAGCTGGCCAG GAGGATGCCATTCAGAAAGAGGGACACGTGCGATGGGGCGAGGGCTTCGTGCTGGTTTACGACATCACGGACAGAGGCAGCTTTGAGGAAATGCTGCCACTTAAGAACTTGTTGGACGAAGTCAAAAAGCCCAAAAACGTCACCCTGATCCTGGTGGGGAACAAAGCAGACTTGGACCACTCCAGGCAAGTCAGCACGGAGGAAGGTGAAAAGCTGGCCACGGAACTGGCGTGTGCTTTTTACGAGTGCTCCGCTTGCACGGGGGAGGGCAACATCATGGAGGCGTTCTACGAGCTCTGCCGCGAGGTGCGGCGCCGCAAGATGGTCCAGGGCAAGACTCGGAGGCGAAGCTCCACCACCCACGTCAAGCAGGCCATTAATAAGATGCTCACCAAAATCAGCAGCTAA